In a genomic window of Sporosarcina trichiuri:
- a CDS encoding DNA/RNA non-specific endonuclease: protein MKRLNYLILSAMMILLAGCTDSGDTMQSDEQKISQEQTAAVTNTDQNETPVTAPAEEPASGEPEEEEPAAEEPKAEEPPAQPEEERFAGYHLIDVDGGDLSGTREPNTVVDIGYGDREYWGFTNEHGQLVRVTADEIIPQDDSNESVTSSGRYYSDEAKVPGVESPVLDEGHVIADSLGGVSNAYNITPQDSVLNRHGDQAYMEKVIRTAGGATDFEAIITYPDTETQIPSHYHYTYTVKGNQVTEDFDNENPDSVNESLGLTGNGGTAPKNESQPSAPSTPSAPAAPSSEEGDLSSVDANGNGMVTIAEAKAAGFSMPITSDHWLYKYMRDNDHDGMVGE, encoded by the coding sequence ATGAAAAGACTAAACTATTTGATTTTATCGGCAATGATGATCTTGCTGGCCGGCTGTACCGATTCAGGAGATACGATGCAATCGGACGAGCAGAAGATTTCACAAGAGCAGACGGCCGCCGTAACAAATACAGATCAAAACGAAACACCCGTTACAGCTCCTGCGGAGGAGCCGGCTTCCGGTGAACCGGAAGAGGAAGAACCTGCAGCAGAAGAGCCCAAAGCGGAGGAACCGCCCGCCCAGCCGGAAGAGGAACGGTTCGCCGGATACCACCTGATCGACGTTGACGGCGGAGACCTCTCGGGGACACGTGAACCGAATACGGTCGTCGATATCGGATACGGGGACCGGGAATATTGGGGATTCACGAACGAACATGGGCAGCTGGTGCGTGTCACGGCGGACGAGATTATCCCGCAGGACGACAGCAACGAATCGGTAACATCATCCGGCAGATATTATTCCGATGAAGCCAAGGTCCCTGGCGTGGAAAGTCCCGTGCTGGATGAAGGGCATGTCATCGCCGATTCCCTGGGCGGCGTCTCCAATGCGTATAACATCACCCCGCAGGACAGTGTGCTCAACCGGCATGGCGACCAGGCCTATATGGAAAAAGTGATCCGTACAGCGGGCGGTGCGACGGACTTCGAAGCGATCATCACCTACCCGGATACGGAGACCCAGATCCCATCCCATTACCATTACACCTATACGGTGAAAGGCAACCAGGTCACCGAGGATTTTGACAATGAAAACCCGGACAGTGTGAACGAATCGCTCGGATTGACGGGCAATGGCGGGACGGCACCGAAAAACGAATCACAGCCATCTGCTCCATCCACGCCTTCGGCACCAGCTGCCCCTTCTTCCGAAGAAGGGGATCTCTCCAGCGTGGACGCAAACGGGAACGGCATGGTGACCATCGCCGAAGCGAAAGCGGCCGGCTTCAGTATGCCGATCACGAGCGACCACTGGTTATACAAATACATGCGGGACAACGACCACGACGGCATGGTGGGAGAATGA
- a CDS encoding BCCT family transporter: protein MHITNVFWYAVAICMAIVIWGFVAPDNLNSITSQATALISNDFGWFYTLVIIALISFCIYMMFSKYGNVKLGKDNDEPDFSLMAWFAMLFSAGMGIGLMFFTTAETISHAFIQSPNGEPGSEQAVLDSLQYAFLHWGFHGWGLYAVVAMIFAYFKFRVGAPGLVSATLEPLLGQKLMRGTLGQIIDTLAVFATVVGVASTLGFGSAQINSGLTFLFDAPNTFWFQMIILGIATVTFIASAWSGLGNGIKHLSTINLWLAGILLVLLFVVGPTVYIMNISVTSFGNYISHFVQMSFDLKPVNVTQRGFVNDWTLFYWAWWISWAPFVGMFIARVSKGRTIRQFIIGVLVAPTLVTFIFFGVFGGSALNVQMNGIAKLSELATETVTFGMYTHYPMTSVLSLLTVVVIAIFFITSADSATFVLGMFTTGGQLNPSNVVKIAWGLLLSGMAAIVLYSGGIQGFQNMLIIAALPFSLILIMMVIAFYRTIRENEGRRLRTTSMERREKK, encoded by the coding sequence TTGCACATAACAAACGTATTCTGGTACGCGGTCGCCATCTGTATGGCGATTGTCATCTGGGGGTTCGTAGCCCCTGACAATCTTAATAGCATCACCAGCCAGGCGACGGCACTCATCTCCAATGATTTCGGCTGGTTCTACACACTGGTCATCATCGCCCTCATCAGCTTCTGCATCTATATGATGTTTTCGAAGTACGGCAATGTCAAACTCGGTAAGGACAATGACGAACCCGACTTCAGCCTGATGGCGTGGTTCGCCATGCTGTTCAGTGCGGGAATGGGCATCGGCCTGATGTTCTTTACGACGGCGGAAACCATTTCGCATGCGTTCATTCAGTCACCGAACGGAGAGCCGGGTTCCGAACAGGCTGTCCTCGACTCGCTGCAATATGCGTTTCTCCACTGGGGCTTCCATGGATGGGGGCTGTATGCGGTCGTCGCGATGATTTTCGCGTATTTCAAGTTCCGTGTCGGCGCACCGGGGCTGGTCAGTGCGACACTTGAACCGCTGCTCGGACAGAAACTGATGCGCGGCACGCTGGGACAGATCATCGATACCCTTGCCGTCTTCGCCACGGTTGTCGGTGTGGCGTCCACTCTCGGCTTCGGCTCCGCGCAGATCAACAGCGGGCTGACATTCCTGTTCGATGCCCCGAACACGTTCTGGTTCCAGATGATCATTCTCGGTATCGCGACCGTCACATTCATCGCATCCGCCTGGTCGGGTCTCGGCAACGGCATCAAACACCTCAGCACCATCAATCTGTGGCTTGCGGGCATTTTGCTGGTGCTGCTGTTCGTCGTCGGCCCGACAGTCTACATCATGAATATTTCCGTCACCTCATTCGGCAATTACATCAGCCATTTTGTCCAGATGAGCTTCGACTTGAAGCCGGTCAATGTCACCCAGCGCGGTTTCGTGAATGACTGGACGCTCTTCTACTGGGCCTGGTGGATCTCCTGGGCGCCATTCGTCGGAATGTTCATCGCCCGGGTATCGAAAGGCCGCACAATCCGGCAATTCATCATCGGCGTGCTGGTCGCACCGACACTCGTGACCTTCATCTTTTTCGGGGTGTTCGGCGGCTCGGCGTTGAATGTGCAGATGAACGGCATTGCGAAATTATCCGAGCTGGCGACGGAAACCGTCACGTTCGGCATGTACACCCATTATCCGATGACCTCGGTCCTGTCGCTGCTGACCGTTGTGGTCATCGCGATCTTCTTCATCACCTCCGCGGATTCCGCGACATTCGTCCTCGGCATGTTCACCACGGGCGGACAGCTGAATCCGTCGAACGTCGTCAAGATCGCCTGGGGGCTGCTGTTATCGGGCATGGCGGCGATCGTCCTGTACTCCGGCGGCATCCAAGGGTTCCAGAACATGCTGATCATTGCGGCACTGCCATTCTCTTTGATATTGATCATGATGGTCATTGCTTTTTACAGAACCATCAGGGAGAATGAAGGACGGAGACTGCGAACGACATCTATGGAAAGGCGTGAGAAAAAATGA
- a CDS encoding calcium/sodium antiporter: MTYVLLLIGFVLLIKGADFFVDGSSNIARLLRVPPILIGLTIVAFGTSSPEATVSIIAALEGTAGVAVGNVVGSNIFNITLVVGVAAILYPLKVESENVKKEIPFTLLASIALFIVMSDVALQGFGSNMITRADGFIFLLFLSIFLYYVIEHGLKSRKETMNEPAAAVSGSWGKNILITLLGLAAIIFGGDLVVDNGTAIAYSLGMSETLVGLTIIAIGTSLPELVTSITAALKKESEIALGNIIGSNIFNILFVLGVSSAISPLAVDGKVLIDVVFMIALTLVLLVFARTGYRIGKREGWVLAAFYVIYLVYIIVRN; the protein is encoded by the coding sequence TATGTGTTATTGCTGATCGGATTTGTCTTACTCATAAAAGGGGCGGACTTTTTCGTCGATGGGTCGTCCAACATTGCAAGGCTGCTGCGGGTTCCGCCGATCCTGATCGGGCTGACGATCGTCGCGTTCGGAACGAGTTCTCCCGAAGCGACGGTCAGTATCATCGCGGCACTGGAAGGCACGGCAGGCGTCGCGGTGGGGAATGTCGTCGGCAGCAACATCTTCAACATCACCCTCGTGGTCGGTGTGGCGGCGATTTTGTATCCGCTGAAAGTCGAGAGTGAGAACGTCAAGAAGGAGATCCCGTTCACGCTGCTCGCAAGCATTGCGCTGTTCATCGTCATGAGTGATGTGGCGCTGCAGGGCTTCGGCAGCAATATGATCACGCGGGCCGATGGGTTCATCTTCCTGCTGTTCCTGTCGATCTTCTTGTATTATGTGATCGAGCACGGTCTGAAAAGCCGGAAGGAGACGATGAACGAACCGGCAGCGGCTGTCAGCGGGTCGTGGGGGAAAAACATCCTCATCACCCTGCTCGGACTTGCCGCTATCATCTTCGGCGGGGATCTGGTCGTCGATAACGGCACCGCGATCGCCTACTCCCTCGGGATGAGTGAGACACTTGTAGGTCTGACGATCATCGCGATCGGCACGTCGCTGCCTGAACTGGTGACGTCGATCACCGCGGCGCTGAAGAAAGAGAGCGAGATTGCGCTCGGCAATATTATCGGCAGCAATATCTTCAACATCCTGTTCGTGCTCGGTGTCTCTTCGGCCATTTCGCCGCTTGCGGTGGACGGCAAAGTGCTGATCGACGTCGTGTTCATGATCGCACTGACACTCGTCCTGCTCGTCTTTGCGCGGACCGGCTACCGCATCGGAAAACGGGAAGGCTGGGTGCTCGCTGCGTTCTATGTAATCTATCTGGTGTACATCATCGTTCGGAACTGA